The Apus apus isolate bApuApu2 chromosome 1, bApuApu2.pri.cur, whole genome shotgun sequence nucleotide sequence CCTAGCAACACCAGCCCTCTCTCCACTGAgtgagggagggggggaaaaaaacaacaaacctacataaaaaataaagcttatttCTTCATGGTCAGTCAGGGAACACGTCATTCTCCACTCCCAGTCCTCCCAGTGCCAAGTTATATCCGGTCCTCGACGCTCTTGCCTATAATTAAAGAAGCTCCCTTGCAggtcccccttctcccccccgcCAAGCCCCAGCTGGTGccatctgaaataaaacatcCCAGCTTGGCTGTATAATAAatcaaaaagggaaataaaaatcctgGTTTCAGTTACGTTATGGCTGCAGTACAAAGAAATtcaaaggcaggagagagatTTGAAGATAGAGCTGCAGCCTTGCCCTTAAAAGGGAAAATTCGCACCCTCTTCGCCGGGGCTGGTGGGTTCAAGCAAGGTGAGGAGCAGCATCCCCAGGGTCCAGCCCCATGGGGTGGCCCATGTCCCCAAGGTGATGCTCGGACCAAACTGGGCTCCCAGTTGCCAGAGCCCAGTGCTGGAGAGGACCTGGTGGTGGCAATCCCTTGTTGGGATGGTGGTTCCTCCAGGGTGGACCTGCTGGTAGCCATCCCCCTGTTGGGATGGTGGCTCCTTCAGAGGGAACCTGCTAGCAGACACCACCACAGATGTCCTCTCCCCAGTGCATCCAGAGGTAAAAATCCACCCAAAATGATCCCAAAGGGATTATAAAGGTTCATAGGGGGTGTATCGGGGTGTGGGGTCGGCAGGACCATCATGGGGTGGGCACCGTCCCTGAGGCaccacagggagctgctggaacaAGAAATATCTCTTTATAAATGATGAAGGGAAATGATACTTTAAATAAACTTCACATATTAATAATTTAGGAAGAGatcattctttaaaaagaagtgaCGCCGGGTGCACTGCCTTGCCTTGGGGACCTGTCAGTGTCCCTAAGGTGCCACCAGCCCTCAGCAACAGGAGGTTCCTCCTTACCCCACTTAATTATAACCCTTGATGCTTCGTTAGGACTTCTCACGCTGAGATCAGAGGGGAAAAGCACCTCACTCTAAACTGGTACATGGaggaaaaatgctgcaaaattcACCCCAAATTATTTCCAATGATGTTTTCTGCAGGAGCCAAGAGCTCCCTGTTCTTGGCCACCAATGGCTGTTGTCTGGAAAGAGGGACAACATCCAGAGAAGGAGGTGGATGGGGGGCAGAGCCCCCAGGAGAACATCCTGGGAGGAACAGTGCTGCAGGGGAACCTTCAAGATAGTAACTTGGGGGGGATGATGTTGCAGGAATGCTGGACCCCAAGAGAACATCTTGGGGGAAAGGTACTCTGGAGATGCTAGACCCCAGGAGAACATCCTGGGGGGATGATGCTGCAGGAATGCTGAACCTCAAGAGAACATCCTGGGGGGATGATGCTGCAGGGATGCCAGACCCCATGAGAACATCCTGGGATGATGGTGCTGCAGAGAAACTGGATCCCAGGAGAGTATGTTGAGGGAAGGATGTTGCGGGGCTGCCAGACCCCATGAGAACATCCTGGGGGGAGGAcgctgcagggatgctgcacCCCGAGGCTGTATCTTCTGAGAATAACACTGTggggctgccagcccccagGGGAATATCCTGGGGGAAGATGCTGCAGGGATCAGGATTTTGGGAGGGTGCAAAGAACCCCACCCCCCCTCCACATGGCTCTGCCCCGGCCAGCAAGGGTTACACTGCCAGGCTCAGCCCCGAGGACTTCACGCTTGGCTGCGGCGCCGCTGGACAGGAACGGTCAAGCCCGTCCTCTTAAACCCAGCATGGAAGCAGGGGGAGAAAGCCCCAccaacccccctccccaccagctttctcctcctcatctccCACAGGAACGGGTATTTCTGGGCTTTGCCCGGAGCTATTAAAAGCCCCGTGGGCGCCAGCGCTGCCGCAGGAGGAGGTGACGCTTCCAAGCGCTTCCCGGCACCAACACCCGGAGTGGTGGGAACCCGAGTCCATCTTCAAACAACAGGGCTCGGCAGCGCCCAAAAGCCACCCCAGGAGCCACCCCAAAGCGTGGGGGGGCCACATTTCAGGATGAGAAAACGGCCTTTacgcacccccccccccccgcctgtCCCCACCCCCCCTGAAAGCACGAGTTCTCCCACAGACGGGATAAAACTTCACCCATCCATAAAATACTCGGCACACGCACAGGAACAGTTTTCCCACTCTTCCCACGCCGCTGGCACAGCAAAGCCCCCAGGCCCGGGTGGAaagatggtgattttttttttttttttaaatgggggAAATGCCAATTTGCTCAATCAGGTGCATGACGTGAGGAATCCCAAGCATTTAAGCCCTCCCTGCCAAGGAAAAGGCAATTTTTGGTTCAGCATCCCAGGCCACCCTTTTACTGGGACCTTTTGTAGCCTCGCCAGGAAATGCTTGATATAAACATAGAATATAAtctctctgtatttatttagaTAGATATAAAAGCACCTTCCACCAAAATGTGGTGCCGTTTCTCCTGAAAACTGCTTCTTCCCACCCAAAAATTGCCTTTTTACTGGGGAGGTCACTCCTATAAACAACAGCTTATCCCTCTGGGACTGCTGGAAAGGGCTGGGAAAGCTCTTGGCCATCCGGCAGCACATCCGCGGGTGGGAATTTGTCCCCAGCGAGGGACACGTGAGGGACCTGGGTGGCTTTGGAGGGGTCATGTACCCTGTGGAACGGAAGCGTTGTTAGGATGGATGGGCACTTACCACCTGAGGCTTGGTGCTGGGGCCGTGTTCGTCGGGTGGTTGGGGGCACCGGGGCAGCCGGGGTGGTGGGGCAGCAGGTGGAGAGCGGGGTCCATCCCCAGGACCGGGGGACACGTCACCTGAGTTGAGGGCCAACATGTACCGCTTGGTGACATCCTCCAGCGAAGGAGGTTGGAGGGTCGAGAAGGATTTGCTGGGTGAGCGGCCGGCAGCCGGAGTGGGGAGGTGGCTGTGGTGGCCGGAAGGGACAAGTGGCTCGGGGACGGTGATGGGGACGAAGGTGGCAGGCTCGCTGGTGTGACGGACGTGCTTGGTGGCCGGGCGGCTCTTGGCGAGGACGGCAGGCGCCGGCGGTGGTTGGTTTTCCTGGTGAGCTGCGCGGTTGGAGCGCTTCTTGGAGCTGCGCCGGGCGATGCGAGGGGACAACACATCAGCCAACTTGGGGTCAAAGCCGTAGCCACGCCCGGTGCCTGGTGCTGCGGGTTGTGCCGAGAGGATGGGCTCACTGCTGGATGGTGGGATGCTGGGCTCCAGCTCGCTGATGGCCTCACCGGGACCTTCGAAGACGCCGGCCGGCAGCTCCCCACGGCGGCTGGGGTCACTCAACGACTTCTTCTTGATGGTCTTGCCATTGCCCTTCTCATCGATGAGCTTGGCCATGGCGCCGGGTTGGCTGACGATGGTTTGGATGAGGCTGCTGTAGTCCCGTGGCCCGTCGCTGCCCAGTGACAGGTCACTGCCCGCGCTGCCCGCGCTGCCCACCATGGCGGCCGGCTGGGGGATGCCCGCCTTGGCGCTCAGCGAGCCCAGGAGGTTGCTGTCCACGGAGAAATTCTTCGCCTCCTCTGCCACCAAGCATCTCCGGTGGGGCATGGGGTCGCTCAGGGAGCGGTAGGGCTCGGTGCCACCCTCGCTGCCACCCTCCATCCCATTGGCACCCGCCGAGGGGAACTTACGGCGGCGCCGCAAGCTGCCGGGGGTGCTCGGCGTCTCGGATTTGGCAGCTGGAAGATCTTCAGCTGACGCTGAGGGGTGGGTGGGCAGCGGCGTTTCCGTGTCACCGGCTGCTGGCCCCGCGTTGGGCAGTGTCCAGGTGTCCACGGCTTCATGCAGGTCTCCGAAGGGCATCCCCATGGGCTCTGGCTCCGTGACGATGCCCTCGTCCATCACGCTCGACTCATGACCTGACAGCTCCTCCACGGATTTCCTGCGAGCAAGGTTCTCCTCCGACTCCACTTCCTTCAAACACCGCGTGCTCTCCACCTGTCCCCAAAGGGTCGTGTCTGTTGTCCCTGCTGGTGTCGCCACCTCGGCGCCCTCCACACCTCCGCTGTCCTTCTGCTCAGCCACCAAGCTGTAGTCCTGCTGGGAGCCCATCCTGCTGATCTTCTCAAAGACCTGCCTCGCCTCCTGGATGTACTGGTCCTGGATGACCACGGGGAGAGCATCCTCATCCCCCTGCTGTCCCTCATCTGAAGCCACCGGGTCCTGGCTGTCGGTGGTGGCCAGGAGGAGCTCAGAGGAGCTCTGCTTCATGGTGCTCTGTAGGAAAAGCCGCCGCGTCCCCAGTTTTTCAGAGCAAGTGAAGGACTTGGCGCGACGCAAAGTGGCCGTCAGGTCCTTCAGCGTTGGCCGCTCGCCCGGTGCCCAGCGGCTGGGGGGCTGAGCAgggccacagcttccctgggagggACTGGAGGTGCCAGAGCAGCCATCAGAGCCCGCATCAAGGCCAATCCTCACCCCTTTTTTCTTCACCTTCAGCTCCGAGAGGTCTGACTTCAGGAAGCTGAGGAGCGTCAGGGTCTCGGTGGCGATGTCGGGGTTGGACAAGGACTTGCGGTGCTTGGCCCGCTCCCCATCCAGCCCCGGCTGGTTCTGGGTCTCATTCCCAAAGTCTGCTTTGGCCTTGGCCGTGCCCTGTGGCAGCTTGGAGCGGACCCGGGCCGCCGGCCGCCCCCACGCCAGCCCGTCGCCCGTCCCAAAACTGGGCGATCGGTAGATGCCGTAACCCGCCGGGAGAGTCCGTCCTTGGTTGGGCCAACAAATCCCAAActgctcctcttccttcagCGTCTCCGTGCTGGAGTAACGGCTGCCGCTCCGCGACCCGCCGGGGCTGCCGAAGGGCAGGATGCTCACCTTGGAGACGCGGGCCACCACGGGCAAGGGGTGACAGGGGACCACCCTCCCGCAGCCTTGGGCCTCGGCACCTCCTCCTGAATCTGCCAGGTTCTCCCAACCCCcgctttccttcttcttcttccgGCCGGGGCGGTAGCGCTGGGCACCGCTTTGCCCTTCGCCTTCGCTGCCCGAGGAAGCGCGGGGGGAACGGGACGAGGCGGCTTCATCCTCGGCGCGGTCGGAGCGGGgtgatggggaggaggaggaggaggagggtggttGCGGTCGAGGCGAGTTATTCCAGGAATGCAGGCCGGGCTCCGGCGGAACTCCGCGGGGAGAGCGGAGAGCCGGGTGCGGGACGCGGCTGCGGGGTGGAGGGGGTGGAGGAACTCCCCGAGCGTTCCCGTTTCCCATCCCGTTCCCATTCCCGGGAGCTTGCCGGCAGCTTTCCCCGAAAAGTTTCCGCATCGCCGGGACGCTGGGCCAACGCGGGGGCTCCGCGTTTAACCCCGGGCCCGGCGGCGACGACGACGACGACGACGACGACGGCGGCGGCTGCGGTGGCGGAGCCGGGGAAGTGGGTTGAACCCCGGCATGAACCGGGCCCGTTGGCTCCGGTTCGGTAAAACGAAGCGAAAGTTGCCGTACCGAAGGGGCCAGGCTGCCCAAAACCCGGCCCGCTGGTTGGTGCTCCGCGATCGACGCTGAAACTTTCCTACCcgggaagaagaagaaggaggaggaggaggaggaggaaggcggGGAGGAGGCGGGCAGGAGGCACCGACCCGCCGCTACCCCCCGCTCGCTGCCCCCCTCCGCCATtgtctgccccccccccccgcccgccccccggccccgccgccccccggccccgccggcaccgcccggccccgctcctccTCCGCCCGGCGGGACAGCCCAGCCCGCTTTGTttgctctctctcctctctccctctctctccctttttttttttttttttttttttcggagcttttcctcctccctcaccccctgctttttttttttttttaattttttttttatttgttgcatTCAAATAAACTTTCCTCCCCGGGGGGCGtggtttcctcctcctcccgcagagagagagagaggggggggggggggggggggatggttGGGAAATCTGGCCCCCCCACacccctttcccctccccccccccccctctttttttttttttccctctttctttttaaaatgttttttgtttgcttggttcGTTTGCATTTCGGGCGCCCTCTCGCTTCCCCGGCCAAGCAGGAACACCCTCCATCCCCCTCCCGCATCCTCCCCGCCCCCACCCAGCCCCCTTCACCCACTCCTGCATCCTTcaacccccccgcccccccgcatCCTTCACCCCCCCatctccccccgccccccacgTCCTTCACCCTCACACTACACTTTTCACCCCCCCTCGCACCCCCTTCCCCCCTCTGTATCCTTCAACCCTCCCTCACATCCTTCACCCCCCCACCTCGTTCACCCCCCCAGACACATCCTtcaccccctccctgcctccttcaCCCCATCCCTGCATCCTTTTACCCTACTACATGCttcaccccccaccccacatCCCTCACCCCCCCATATCCTTCACCCCCCACCTCATTCACCCCCCCAGACACATCCTTCACCCCCTCCCTACATCCTTCACCCCCCACATCCTTCTCCACCCCCCACATCCCTCAACCCCCTGCATCCTTTACCCTACTACGTGCttcacccccccacacactccTCACCCCCCACATCTTCACCCCCCCCCTTACCTTTCACCACCCCCCACATCCCTCAACCCCCTGCATCTTCACGCCCTCCCCTCATCCTTCACTCCCTCCCTGCATCCTTTACCCTACTACATGCTACAGCCCCCAGTCCCACATCCCTCACCCCCCCACATCTTCACCCACTCCCGTTATCTTTCACCACCCCCCACATCCCTCAACCCCCCGTATCTTCACCCCCTCCCTGCATCTTCACCCCCTCCTTGCATCCCTCACCCCTCCCCTCATCCTtcaccccttccctgcctcctttACCCTACTACATGCttcaccccccagccccacatcccTCACCCCCCCACATCTTCACCCCCTCCCCTCATCCttcaccccccagccccacatcccTCACCCCCCCACATCCTTCACCCCTTTCCCCATTTACCCCCCACATCCTTCAACTCTTCCCCACATCCTCCACCCCTTCCCCGCACCCTtcatccccttccctccctctcctcccacttctccttggctttttttttttttttttaggacaaATAAGCCAAAATTCGGGTGCCAGCCAGAGACCCTTTCCCTTTTACTGTGGAttttctccagcctttcctttgcAACTCGGTTTTGGGGGAAGGCAAAAACACCTTGTTCCCAACTGGCCCAGAGCTCCGGCGCCGCCAGCAGACTTGCTCGTGGTTTTTTGCCATCACTTGTCAGCACTTTGCTATTTCCAGCTCCTAACCCACTTTCCCCCAAGACAACAGATTTATCCCTGGGGATGTGAAACTcctccctggggatggggtGTTTCTTGCCTGGAGGAGGGTGAAGCTGAGGCCTTGGCAGAGGTGGATGTGGCTGAAGAGGTGTCCTGGCCACCTAAAGGGTGTTGCTTGGCCCAGGCCCTGGGGCacaaaagccaccaaaaaaaaaaaacccacaacaaaaatcCAACAACCTCCCCCATAAACGCATTTTTCAGGAGCTAAAAAGTGCCCCGGCAGGAATTCCTTCTCAGGCTcacccttccctcctctcctggttcccccccagggctgggtgtcTCCTGGACATAAGACAAAATCCCTGTGATGTCCCTGTGGTCACCTGGTGTTCAGGATGGGATCTGGGGAAGAGCCAGACGTTTCACAGCCTCCGGGGGCTGTAGGAGCTGGTCCTCAGGCTGCTGGTGTTGAGCATCCCACAAGGAGATGTTTTAAAGAACCCACCCTATCTCTAAGGTACCCccttgtgcccatcaccctgGCTTCTAGGCCTGGTGGTACCAAGGGAGCTGCTGACAGGACCCAAGGGCCAGACAGGACATGATCAGACTCAAAGTGCAAAAATTAGTGAGCTCCATATCCCTGCTAACccgaaaaaaacccaacccaaaactCCTGATTCCACCATTTGGAACCTCATCAGGatgtcctggggctgctggatgTCACTGCCAGAGCCCgcactgtccctgcagccaccaccGACCTTTTGGGCAGCTGCTTCtgtggtttttctttccctctcaaAGCTTGATGGTGGTTAAATCTTGGCTGCTGCCTCATCCCGTGGGTGCTCCTCAGGCGTGGTGAGGTGTGACGGAGCAGggctcctccatccctccctggaGCCGGGTGGGCACCCACAGCCCCGGCTGGATTTCTCCAAATCTGAATATTTTGCGCCCTCTCCTGGGTCTGGACGGCGTGGCCTGGCATCCCCCATCCTGTCCCTTTCCTTTTGTCTGGGAGGACTTGGGGACACCAGGCTGGGATTGTCCCACTGCCCATCACGCTGGcagcatcccccccccccccccccccccccccttccatTGCAGGAGCCCAAAAACACATCGGAGAAGATTTTGGTGCAAATGAGCTCCAGCCATGGAGAAAAATCCCAGGGCTGGGTTGTCCTCATCCACCACTTCCTGTCCCCTGACCCAAAGCTGTTGTCATGGTCCACTCCACCAGGACATGGCCACCACTCCTGCACAACCAGGGAGCTTGAGCTAATGCTGTAGCAGGATCCCTCTCCATTCCATCCCACCACGATGCTGAGATCCTTGAACATCCACCAAAAGCAAATGACCACCTTGGGCACCCTCCTCATCCTTGCACCAGCAAGGATCCACGTTGAGACCACCAGGCCTGGATGCTGGCAAGGTCCTTGTGTGGCTGGAGCCCTGAGGAAGATGCTGCCTGCTTGAGGGGAGGAAGTCAGGATGAATTTGGGTGCAGGAGGGATGTTCATCTCTGGAGATCTGAAGCAAATGACTGTGATTATTATGCACAGAAAACTTTtgagaaatgcagcaaaacatCCCTATATATataggatatatatatataaaatgtatatattatatatatacaaacCCTGTATAGACACCTGGAGTGTACTCAGGGTGAAGAACATCTCAGCTACGTAGCCTCTGCTGGGCTACAAACCTTCCCCCTTTTATCACTGATTTAATTGTCTGTTAATTGTCCAAACTGTGACACTGGGATATattatatttgtaaatatatttacatatatctAGTGGGTGTATGGACGTGTCCACACCCATCTACTCATCatcaggctgagacagttggggtgttcagcctggagaagagaaggctccagggagacctgagagcaccttccagggcctgaaggggctccaggaaa carries:
- the ARHGEF17 gene encoding rho guanine nucleotide exchange factor 17, with translation MAEGGSERGVAAGRCLLPASSPPSSSSSSSFFFFPGRKVSASIAEHQPAGRVLGSLAPSVRQLSLRFTEPEPTGPVHAGVQPTSPAPPPQPPPSSSSSSSSPPGPGLNAEPPRWPSVPAMRKLFGESCRQAPGNGNGMGNGNARGVPPPPPPRSRVPHPALRSPRGVPPEPGLHSWNNSPRPQPPSSSSSSPSPRSDRAEDEAASSRSPRASSGSEGEGQSGAQRYRPGRKKKKESGGWENLADSGGGAEAQGCGRVVPCHPLPVVARVSKVSILPFGSPGGSRSGSRYSSTETLKEEEQFGICWPNQGRTLPAGYGIYRSPSFGTGDGLAWGRPAARVRSKLPQGTAKAKADFGNETQNQPGLDGERAKHRKSLSNPDIATETLTLLSFLKSDLSELKVKKKGVRIGLDAGSDGCSGTSSPSQGSCGPAQPPSRWAPGERPTLKDLTATLRRAKSFTCSEKLGTRRLFLQSTMKQSSSELLLATTDSQDPVASDEGQQGDEDALPVVIQDQYIQEARQVFEKISRMGSQQDYSLVAEQKDSGGVEGAEVATPAGTTDTTLWGQVESTRCLKEVESEENLARRKSVEELSGHESSVMDEGIVTEPEPMGMPFGDLHEAVDTWTLPNAGPAAGDTETPLPTHPSASAEDLPAAKSETPSTPGSLRRRRKFPSAGANGMEGGSEGGTEPYRSLSDPMPHRRCLVAEEAKNFSVDSNLLGSLSAKAGIPQPAAMVGSAGSAGSDLSLGSDGPRDYSSLIQTIVSQPGAMAKLIDEKGNGKTIKKKSLSDPSRRGELPAGVFEGPGEAISELEPSIPPSSSEPILSAQPAAPGTGRGYGFDPKLADVLSPRIARRSSKKRSNRAAHQENQPPPAPAVLAKSRPATKHVRHTSEPATFVPITVPEPLVPSGHHSHLPTPAAGRSPSKSFSTLQPPSLEDVTKRYMLALNSGDVSPGPGDGPRSPPAAPPPRLPRCPQPPDEHGPSTKPQVDMRKHVIMTLLDTEQSYVESLRTLMQGYMKPLKQPENSLLCDPSLVDEIFDQIPELLEHHEQFLEQIHDCVQNWHEKQKVGDLLVQSFSKDVLVNIYSAYIDNFLNAKDAVRIAKEARPAFMKFLEQSMRENKEKQALSDLMIKPVQRIPRYELLVKDLLKHTPEDHPDHPFLIDAQRNIKQVAERINKGMKSAEEVERNARIVQEIESHIEGMEDLQAPLRRFLRQEMVVEVKAVGGKKDRSFFLFTDLLVCTTLKRKSGSLRRSSMSLYTAASVIDTASKYKLLWKLPLEDVDIVKGASQATNRESIQKSICRLDEDLSTLGQVSKLSETLSFPHQTLDDVIKDLMAAIHRELAEKQSLSFSMAFPPNKMELSTTKADGTESFIFEFPNPDARLGFEQAFEDAKKKLASSKNCLDPELLKAIPIMKTRSGMQFSCASPSHGSPESSHEVWVCNSDGYVGQVCLLSIRKEPTVEACIAVCSARILCIASVPGLKRAYRERVEAVGSPSSESAAAPAEDAGPQPCLHISISGSSLELSEPVDGGNRELVPFDSDDTDDESSPSPSGTLQSQASHSTISSSFGNEEIPSCKEATVEMTSSEEEQEPGFMPITGTYGQNRHGESPTDGRALRRSSRGSFTRGSLEDLLSLDPEAHQSSMWLGTEDGCIHVYQSSDNIRNRKNSMKMQHAAAVMCILYLDNQVFVSLANGELVVYQREAGRFWDPQNSKSLSLGSPGSPITKMVAVAGKLWCGCQNRVIVLNTATLAQEHTLQVGQDSGRSVTCMVSAGTGVWVALQSSAQVRLYHATSYEQLAEADITPPVHKMLAGSDAIIRQHKAACLRITALLACKDLLWIGTSAGVVLTLAVSAKAAPALVGLSQGHTGHVRFLTAIELPDGFDVLFPLPRETGAEKPSEVEKQRDLSRPRAPALSLSKPKMLVISGGDGYEDFRLTSSSETVGRDDSTNHLLLWRA